The Brassica napus cultivar Da-Ae chromosome C7, Da-Ae, whole genome shotgun sequence genome has a segment encoding these proteins:
- the LOC106398003 gene encoding replication protein A 70 kDa DNA-binding subunit C-like isoform X1, which produces MSFLRKKPASLVFIGDIDPAKDCYKIKVKVIKLWNTWKNSKIVSIELVLADINGTRIHASIDERSLGNFRSKLSQGDYFILSNFTIGDYTTEYRTNPLPFKINFYRTTKITPCDDFPKELPNNYFKDFKEILECQYEKEVLIDVIGEVVNVGPLENLMAKGKSSTKLELTIRDINDTRLTCTLWSGYAKQVSDFFKSNEAACIVCVARFVCVREFRGVVTVSNVFNATEILFDPQLPEVLDFKSKLPNDDLIITREAFDPKSTPLKVDLYDEFFIKNPIKSIRALNASNEVGKCVTLCKIVSIETTPKWYFVACGTCRTTVHPCEDDLDDDSPPLFHCSGCNGNVSNVVARFKLVLCVTDHTGEAARFILFDNVVVPFLHNTAMDLAEEVAEENASVLPLSLVRLIGKTYIYKINVSADNLRSRKTTFKVDIISDDEDLISKWVSEGYTGQGGLFMDCQRSLEDSAEASQSDGLKRNGDAFDRGNLVVGKDGNPKKLKKNTE; this is translated from the exons ATgtcttttttgagaaaaaaacccGCTTCTCTTGTTTTTATTGGAGATATTGATCCGGCTAAAGATTGTTACAAGATTAAAGTCAAAGTGATAAAACTTTGGAATACatggaaaaattcaaaaatcgtTTCGATTGAATTAGTGTTGGCTGATATCAAT gGAACGAGGATTCATGCTTCTATTGATGAACGTTCTCTTGGTAATTTTCGATCTAAGTTATCTCAAGGAGATTATTTTATTCTGAGTAATTTCACCATTGGTGACTATACCACAGAATATAGAACGAATCCTCTTCCTTTTAAGATTAACTTCTATAGAACAACCAAAATTACTCCTTGCGATGATTTTCCAAAAGAGTTACCAAATAATTACTTCAAAGATTTTAAGGAAATATTGGAATGCCAATATGAAAAAGAAGTCTTAATCG atgTTATTGGTGAAGTTGTGAATGTTGGACCTTTAGAAAATCTAATGGCAAAAGGGAAATCATCAACTAAGCTAGAATTAACAATTCGTGACATAAA tgaTACGCGTTTAACATGTACGCTGTGGTCTGGGTATGCAAAACAAGTATCAGATTTCTTTAAATCTAATGAAGCAGCATGTATTGTATGTGTTGCTCGATTTGTTTGTGTGCGAGAATTCAGAG gAGTTGTGACTGTTTCTAATGTATTCAATGCCACTGAAATTCTTTTTGATCCACAACTACCAGAAGTGCTTGATTTCAAATCTAAGTTGCCTAATGATGATTTGATTATTACTAGAGAAGCTTTTGATCCTAAATCTACGCCTCTAAAAGTAGATTTATATGATGAATTTTTCATTAAGAATCCTATAAAATCTATCCGTGCATTGAATGCATCGAATGAG gTGGGAAAATGTGTTACCCTTTGCAAGATTGTTTCCATTGAAACCACTCCAAAGTGGTATTTTGTTGCGTGTGGTACCTGTCGGACGACAGTTCATCCATGTGAAGATGATCTTGATGATGATAGTCCACCTTTGTTTCATTGTAGCGGATGCAATGGAAACGTCTCTAACGTTGTGGCTAG GTTTAAACTTGTCCTTTGTGTTACTGATCATACGGGAGAAGCCGCTAGGTTTATTCTTTTCGATAATGTTGTTGTTCCCTTTCTCCATAATACTGCTATGGATCTTGCCGAAGAAGTTGCTGAG GAAAACGCATCTGTTCTACCTTTATCATTAGTCAGACTTATTggtaaaacatatatttacaaGATTAATGTATCAGCTGATAATTTGAGGAGTCGTAAAACGACTTTTAAAGTTGATATAATTTCTGATGATGAAGATTTGATTAGTAAGTGGGTCAGTGAAGGTTATACTGGTCAG GGTGGTTTGTTTATGGATTGCCAACGTAGTTTGGAAGATTCAGCTGAAGCTTCCCAATCTGATGGATTAAAGCGTAACGGTGATGCTTTCGATCGTGGAAATTTGGTTGTGGGGAAAGATGGAAATCCTAAAAAGTTGAAGAAGAATACAGAATAA
- the LOC106398003 gene encoding uncharacterized protein LOC106398003 isoform X2: MSFLRKKPASLVFIGDIDPAKDCYKIKVKVIKLWNTWKNSKIVSIELVLADINGTRIHASIDERSLDVIGEVVNVGPLENLMAKGKSSTKLELTIRDINDTRLTCTLWSGYAKQVSDFFKSNEAACIVCVARFVCVREFRGVVTVSNVFNATEILFDPQLPEVLDFKSKLPNDDLIITREAFDPKSTPLKVDLYDEFFIKNPIKSIRALNASNEVGKCVTLCKIVSIETTPKWYFVACGTCRTTVHPCEDDLDDDSPPLFHCSGCNGNVSNVVARFKLVLCVTDHTGEAARFILFDNVVVPFLHNTAMDLAEEVAEENASVLPLSLVRLIGKTYIYKINVSADNLRSRKTTFKVDIISDDEDLISKWVSEGYTGQGGLFMDCQRSLEDSAEASQSDGLKRNGDAFDRGNLVVGKDGNPKKLKKNTE; the protein is encoded by the exons ATgtcttttttgagaaaaaaacccGCTTCTCTTGTTTTTATTGGAGATATTGATCCGGCTAAAGATTGTTACAAGATTAAAGTCAAAGTGATAAAACTTTGGAATACatggaaaaattcaaaaatcgtTTCGATTGAATTAGTGTTGGCTGATATCAAT gGAACGAGGATTCATGCTTCTATTGATGAACGTTCTCTTG atgTTATTGGTGAAGTTGTGAATGTTGGACCTTTAGAAAATCTAATGGCAAAAGGGAAATCATCAACTAAGCTAGAATTAACAATTCGTGACATAAA tgaTACGCGTTTAACATGTACGCTGTGGTCTGGGTATGCAAAACAAGTATCAGATTTCTTTAAATCTAATGAAGCAGCATGTATTGTATGTGTTGCTCGATTTGTTTGTGTGCGAGAATTCAGAG gAGTTGTGACTGTTTCTAATGTATTCAATGCCACTGAAATTCTTTTTGATCCACAACTACCAGAAGTGCTTGATTTCAAATCTAAGTTGCCTAATGATGATTTGATTATTACTAGAGAAGCTTTTGATCCTAAATCTACGCCTCTAAAAGTAGATTTATATGATGAATTTTTCATTAAGAATCCTATAAAATCTATCCGTGCATTGAATGCATCGAATGAG gTGGGAAAATGTGTTACCCTTTGCAAGATTGTTTCCATTGAAACCACTCCAAAGTGGTATTTTGTTGCGTGTGGTACCTGTCGGACGACAGTTCATCCATGTGAAGATGATCTTGATGATGATAGTCCACCTTTGTTTCATTGTAGCGGATGCAATGGAAACGTCTCTAACGTTGTGGCTAG GTTTAAACTTGTCCTTTGTGTTACTGATCATACGGGAGAAGCCGCTAGGTTTATTCTTTTCGATAATGTTGTTGTTCCCTTTCTCCATAATACTGCTATGGATCTTGCCGAAGAAGTTGCTGAG GAAAACGCATCTGTTCTACCTTTATCATTAGTCAGACTTATTggtaaaacatatatttacaaGATTAATGTATCAGCTGATAATTTGAGGAGTCGTAAAACGACTTTTAAAGTTGATATAATTTCTGATGATGAAGATTTGATTAGTAAGTGGGTCAGTGAAGGTTATACTGGTCAG GGTGGTTTGTTTATGGATTGCCAACGTAGTTTGGAAGATTCAGCTGAAGCTTCCCAATCTGATGGATTAAAGCGTAACGGTGATGCTTTCGATCGTGGAAATTTGGTTGTGGGGAAAGATGGAAATCCTAAAAAGTTGAAGAAGAATACAGAATAA